AGGCCCAGGATGATTAATCTTAATCGTGCCAATTTTATGATTGTTTTCAAGCCAAACTTCGACACGCATTGGTTTTGGCGTTGCTAAACTTATTTTGAATTGTTGGCAATTGTGGCCAAAATCGACATGATCAAATTGAATCCAATCGTTATTTTTGACGTAGGCAAGCGTATCAGCGCTTCCTAGTGGATGTAGTGCCATCGGTTCAATTAACGCATTAAATGGTAGTTTTAGGCGCATTCGTGATAGACGACTAACGGTTATTGGCTGATTGACGGGTAAAGCGGTCTCAACTCCAGTTGAACTCATTTGGACTTCATTGATACTACCGTCTACGTTTAACGTTAATGGTTCAATACACAAGCGCCGGTTATAGATACTATTTTGACTAGAGCGATGATAGAAAACATATAATTGATGATTAACTAATTCAATTGAGCCATGATTATTCCAACTACTTGAGTCAGAACCGGTATTATCAATAATGATTCCCCTTTTGGTATAAGGACCTAGTGGTTGTTTGGCAGTGGCATAAGCTAATGACGTGGCACGACCACGTGAAATATCTGTATAAGTTAGATAATAAATTCCCTTAATCTTACGAATTGATGCTCCTTCATGGAAGCCGTGTTCATGTTCACTTAGGATATTAGTATTAATAGTGGTCGGAATAATTGTTTGCATATCGGTTGCAAGCTGGCCACCACGGAGATTGAATTGTCCCCAGAAATAGTAAGCTTGACCATCATCATCAATAAAAATGGCAGGATCAATACTTTGTCCATCTGCTGGGGTGACTGGGCCTAGGTTTTTAAATGGGCCGTCTGGTTTGTCGGCAACAGCAACACCCATGCGATTACCATACATACAGTAGTAGAGGTAATAACGGTTATGACTAACAATGCAATCTGGTGCACCTAGAGTTAAGCCATTGTTGACACCATGTTTTTTATCAGTACTATTAAAAATAATGCCATGGTCTTGCCAATGAATTAAATCTGTTGAAGAATAGGTCACATAGTTAGTGCTACAAAACTCGGTGTCGCCAGGATTATCGTGAGAACCGTAAAGATAAACACGACCATCCGGCATAATGCGAGCCTCGGCATCGGGAAGATAAACCGTTGGATCTAAGATAGGATTCATAATAAGGCTCCTTTTTTTGTAAACGTTTTCTTTGTTACGTGGATTATTGTAGCGGATAAGAATAAGATGGTGTTAGGGCATATTATGACGAGATAATATCGATATTTTGACTTTTACTAAAGAAGGAGAAATTATCATGCAATTGGAATATGATTCTGACTTACATGAACGCGTACAATTTGACAAAAATGTTCCGATGCGAATTTTTCGTGGATATGATCGTGGGCATGCGATGATTGTGCCACATATGCATGAAGCGATTGAGATTATTTATATTACGACTGGTGAGTTGCATATCATGGATGAAACAAAGCATTTCATACTAACTGCGGGTCAGTTTCATATTTTTAATTCTAATTCAGTACATTCAACACAATTTGATGGCACCTTATTAAAAGGAATTGTCTTACAAGTATCGTTCCGATTTATTAGGGATTTAGTACCGAATGCTGATATGTATTACTTTTCAGATAAGGTGGGCACACAGGACGCTAAAGAAGCAGTGATTACTTCATTAAATCAGTTACTAAAATTGGCTATAAAACATACTGAATTTAATTATTTAAGTATTTATGCGACTTTGATGACATTGTTACATAGGTTATTTACCAGTTTTAAAATGCCGCGGTCAGTGCGTGAACGTCGTCTCAGTGAAAAGTATTTTAAGCGAATTCAAAACATCACGACGTACATTGATCAGCATTATGCTGAAACAATAACTTTGACGACATTAGCAACCCAGGTTAATTTAAATGCGAGTTATTTATCTCGTTTTATCAAACGACACTTTGGGATAACTTTCTATGATTACTTAACTAATGTTCGATTAGACCATGTCTATTCGCAATTATTGACAACTGATAATGGTATTATGCAGATTGTTGAACAAACGGGTTTTGCTAATTATGCGCAATTTAGCAAAGAGTTTAAATTGAGATATGGTGTTCTTCCTAGCGTGGCTCGGCAGGAATATCTTGATAATCAGTAGGCAGTTAGCCTCAAAATCCCTGTCACCAAGCACTGAGTAATTGGTGGCAGGGATTATCTGGTTTTCTTTTTATTGATTCATGATGAAAATTACGTTTACCATTGATATGAACGAGTTGCTTAGTAAGCACGAGCTTAACTTGACCTAAGACATAAGCACCTTTGATATCACCAGTGTTTTTAAAGCGGCAATACCTTCTTTAGATAAATATAAGATACTCATTATAAAGCTCAGGATTTAATTGGTTATTTTGACGATGAACGTTCTTGTGGCCGGGTTCACTGGTGATTGGAAAAGTGGTTGGTAATTTGATTAGTGTATCCAAAAGTCCATGCACGTGAATATTCGCAATTTGTTGATTATCATAGATGTCGTCTTGCTGCCTTCTTTAAGACCACTATCGGCACTATTACTAAAAAAGACTGGCGAATGCGGGGTGATCCTCGGTATCACTTAGGTTGGTATAAAGTGTTCCCAAATTTATGGCAAGCAATTTTTTTAAGAACGCTTCCTTGAGAGATTTACTTAAGCAGCGGCTTAAAAAAACTGTTATTATTTAAGCACAGTATTTCACGGGAGTAATTACCCCATTGGAAACTCAGCAAGAACAGCGCGGGTCAACACCTACATTCACTAATTTTAAATTGGGTGGGGTGTTGCGATGCGTCATTATGGTGCAGTATTTTAATGGTTATACTAACGATAGTCCAAGCGATTGTGATGCTTGCTATCGCGTATTATATTTATAGTCGGGCGGTTTAACCTGAGTCGTGCAAAAAAGATCAGAGATGAAACTGATCTGATGTGGCTCAAGTTCTTACTGGCAATAAAAAAGCTACCTCATAAGAGATAGCACCCAAAGTATTGCGTCGTACTTGCGGGACAAGGTTAGAGCGACTAGCCTTATCTTTACATAAAAATTATATCATGAGGGTGAGATAGGTGCAAAAAATTGATATAGCACAACAAGTACAACGATTGTTAGATAGTGAGTTAACGGCTTATCGAATTGGAAAGGATACTGGGTTATCTATTACAGCTGTACAGCGACTTAAGACAGGTGAAAGCGCGATAGACAATCTAAGTGTTAAGACCGCACAAACGTTAATCGATTATGCGTGCAAAGAATTGGGATGCTAGCAATAGCGTCCTTTTTATTTTGCCGTGATTAAAAAGGACGAGCGATTAATGTGCCTATATGGATACAGTCGCGCGCTTGGTGAGAAGCTAAGTTAGGGAGGGCCTTGATATGTCCGTACAAGGTCACTCAAAAGGGTGGATGAAAGAGTGCTGGGTCTTGAATCACCGACTAATAATTCGACTCAATTAAATTATTAGCTTTTAATTCCTTATCATGTTTGCTAATATTAATATGTTCCCCATACATGGGGGTGATCCAATGATTAGGAAGGTCTGATCAGTGTTCCCTACGGATGTGGGGGTGAATTATGAGGGTTAAAGTGGGGGCGCTAATGAATGCGGTTACAACAGCTTGTCTTAAGGTTGAATCGTTTAAGCAAACAAAGGAGGAAAGTGGTTATGAAACCATCTAAACAGGCTGGCGCTTTATGGGCCAAAAAGCAATCGAAAGACGGTCAACAAGCGTGGCTGCCGCTAATCGTACATTTAATTGATACTAAAAATACCATTAACTGGTTATTTAATCATTGGTTGAGTGCCAGTCAACGGCAGTTATTGCAGGGGACATTATCAGAGGCGGAAGCACAGCAGTTGGTTGAACTAGTGGGCTTTATCCATGATATTGGAAAAGCCACCCCTGCGTTTCAAACCAAACAGTCGTATGACCGCGATGACGAATTGGATGACCAGTTAAAGGCCCAGTTAGCGTACAGCGGGTTTCTTGATTTAGATAAGTTATGCTTGGCATCACCGAATAAGTCGCTGCATGCTCGCGCAGGTGAAGTAATTGTTGATGAGCTTGGGCTACCGACTGCAATCGGCGCAGTTATTGGTGGTCATCATGGCAAGCCAGAAAGTAGTCGGCCATTTGAACAATTGGCAGCTTATACAGCCAATTATTTTCAAAGTGATAATGACCCTGAATTACAGGCCCCTTGGCGGCAGGTTCAAAAAGACTTACTTGACCTGGGGTTAGCATCAGCAGGTTATCACTCAGCAACTGAAGTCCCCACGATTAAGCAACCGCAGGCGGTTATCTTAGAGGGATTACTCATTATGGCTGATTGGTTAGCCTCTAGTGAGTATTTAGATTATGAACAAACTGTACCTCTTTTTCCGCTAATTGCGCTGGATCAGTCTTGGCAGTCAATCAATCTAACCACGCGGTTTCAAGCCGCTATCAGTGCTTGGAACCTGAGTGACGAGTGGGACCCACAACGTGTTCAGTTAGAGCATGCCTATCAGCAACGGTGGGGTTATGAGCCGCGGCCAGTTCAAAAAGTGATGACGGCGGCAATCGGTGCCCTTACTGATCCCGGCATGGTTATTGTGGAGGCACCCATGGGACTGGGAAAGACTGAAATTGCCCTAATTGCGGCTGAAGAGCTGGCTTATAGAACGGGTAGTGATGGGGTTTTTATCGGGTTACCTACGCAAGCAACCACTAATGCCATGTTTGAGCGGGTCGACGATTGGGTGAGCTTTTTAGCGCACCAGCAAGATAAAAATTTGGCTATTAAATTAATGCACAGTAAATCGCAATTCAATCAAACTTATCGAGAACTGCCGCATGCGGCGAATATTTATATGGCCGAAGACGACGCGGGCGCAGTGGTGGTTAATGATTGGTTTGCTGGGAAAAAATCTATTTTAACGAAGTTTACGGTTGGGACGATTGATAATCTGTTATTGATGGGCCTGAAACAAAAGCATTTATTCCTGCGTCATTTAGGTTTCAGCGGCAAGGTTGTTATTATTGATGAGGTTCACGCCTATGACGTTTATATGGATCAGTACCTCTATAAAGCCATCAGTTGGTTAGGTGCCTACCACGTGCCAATTGTGATTTTGTCAGCGACTTTACCAAAAGCCAAACGAAAAGCGTTGTTAGAAGCGTATTTGATTGGTAAGTATGGTCGCAAATATAAAAAACAATTAGTTGCACCGGCAAACTGGGCCGAAACGCAAGCGTACCCATTGTTAAGTCTGTTGGATGGTTGTGAAATTAAACAAGTTGAAGACTTTCCAGGTCAGAGTGATCAACCACCGATGAAGGTACAAGTCAAACAGTTAACTGGCTCGGATGAGGAACTGATGTCACAAGTGGCAGCAAAAATAGCGGCTGGTGGCGTTGCTGGGGTGATTGTTAATACCGTAAAACGTGCGCAAACATTGGCGCAGTTAGTTCCGGCGGATATTAAATTAATGGTTTTACATTCGGCTTTTTTGGCAACGGATCGAACCGCACAAGAAACGGCCTTACAGGCGGCGATTGGGAAGCAGGGTGACCGGCCGACTAAGTTAATTGTGATTGGAACCCAGGTGCTAGAGCAGTCTTTGGACATTGATTTCGATGTTTTATACACGGATATTGCACCGATGGATCTTATTTTACAACGGATTGGCCGGCTGCATCGTCATCAAATTAAGCGCCCACAGGCCTTGCAAGCGCCACAAGTATTTATTATGGGGATTCAAGATCAAAATGACTATGGCGCAGGCAATGAAGCAGTTTATGGCAAGTATTTACTGATGAAAACCGCACATTTTCTGAAAAGCACGCTAACATTACCAACTGATATTTCACCATTAGTTCAGCAAGTCTATGATCCGCAAACGGATGGGGAAGTTGCTGATCTTGAGGCCGCTAAGCAAAAATTTGATACTGATTT
This genomic window from Lactobacillus sp. CBA3606 contains:
- a CDS encoding AraC family transcriptional regulator, producing the protein MQLEYDSDLHERVQFDKNVPMRIFRGYDRGHAMIVPHMHEAIEIIYITTGELHIMDETKHFILTAGQFHIFNSNSVHSTQFDGTLLKGIVLQVSFRFIRDLVPNADMYYFSDKVGTQDAKEAVITSLNQLLKLAIKHTEFNYLSIYATLMTLLHRLFTSFKMPRSVRERRLSEKYFKRIQNITTYIDQHYAETITLTTLATQVNLNASYLSRFIKRHFGITFYDYLTNVRLDHVYSQLLTTDNGIMQIVEQTGFANYAQFSKEFKLRYGVLPSVARQEYLDNQ
- a CDS encoding CRISPR-associated helicase/endonuclease Cas3 — its product is MKPSKQAGALWAKKQSKDGQQAWLPLIVHLIDTKNTINWLFNHWLSASQRQLLQGTLSEAEAQQLVELVGFIHDIGKATPAFQTKQSYDRDDELDDQLKAQLAYSGFLDLDKLCLASPNKSLHARAGEVIVDELGLPTAIGAVIGGHHGKPESSRPFEQLAAYTANYFQSDNDPELQAPWRQVQKDLLDLGLASAGYHSATEVPTIKQPQAVILEGLLIMADWLASSEYLDYEQTVPLFPLIALDQSWQSINLTTRFQAAISAWNLSDEWDPQRVQLEHAYQQRWGYEPRPVQKVMTAAIGALTDPGMVIVEAPMGLGKTEIALIAAEELAYRTGSDGVFIGLPTQATTNAMFERVDDWVSFLAHQQDKNLAIKLMHSKSQFNQTYRELPHAANIYMAEDDAGAVVVNDWFAGKKSILTKFTVGTIDNLLLMGLKQKHLFLRHLGFSGKVVIIDEVHAYDVYMDQYLYKAISWLGAYHVPIVILSATLPKAKRKALLEAYLIGKYGRKYKKQLVAPANWAETQAYPLLSLLDGCEIKQVEDFPGQSDQPPMKVQVKQLTGSDEELMSQVAAKIAAGGVAGVIVNTVKRAQTLAQLVPADIKLMVLHSAFLATDRTAQETALQAAIGKQGDRPTKLIVIGTQVLEQSLDIDFDVLYTDIAPMDLILQRIGRLHRHQIKRPQALQAPQVFIMGIQDQNDYGAGNEAVYGKYLLMKTAHFLKSTLTLPTDISPLVQQVYDPQTDGEVADLEAAKQKFDTDLAQERKKAKVFQIANPDLSTEATIHDWLGRDLGRVDQDEQKANAAVRDIKETLEVILVQQTSAGKFLLDGRPLASVSEQVIAQQVIRLPNAVTPRIDQAIQALETLTSHYFLGWQNSIWLKGALVLPLDQNLATDFEGWHLSYTATQGLSYIKEDEHG
- a CDS encoding family 43 glycosylhydrolase, producing the protein MNPILDPTVYLPDAEARIMPDGRVYLYGSHDNPGDTEFCSTNYVTYSSTDLIHWQDHGIIFNSTDKKHGVNNGLTLGAPDCIVSHNRYYLYYCMYGNRMGVAVADKPDGPFKNLGPVTPADGQSIDPAIFIDDDGQAYYFWGQFNLRGGQLATDMQTIIPTTINTNILSEHEHGFHEGASIRKIKGIYYLTYTDISRGRATSLAYATAKQPLGPYTKRGIIIDNTGSDSSSWNNHGSIELVNHQLYVFYHRSSQNSIYNRRLCIEPLTLNVDGSINEVQMSSTGVETALPVNQPITVSRLSRMRLKLPFNALIEPMALHPLGSADTLAYVKNNDWIQFDHVDFGHNCQQFKISLATPKPMRVEVWLENNHKIGTIKINHPGPDWQTYQIYHGTLAKTAGIHRVWLKFGAENHAVGRLGNLKSVQFIEEREK